A region of Drosophila mauritiana strain mau12 chromosome 3L, ASM438214v1, whole genome shotgun sequence DNA encodes the following proteins:
- the LOC117140989 gene encoding uncharacterized protein LOC117140989 — MAHIGTFIAIALLAAAAPPSCPGGCAGWVQHG; from the exons ATGGCTCACATTGGAACCTTTATAG CAATTGCTCTGCTCGCCGCTGCGGCTCCGCCTTCTTGTCCAGGAGGTTGTGCTGGTTGGGTGCAACATGGTTAA